A part of Liolophura sinensis isolate JHLJ2023 chromosome 1, CUHK_Ljap_v2, whole genome shotgun sequence genomic DNA contains:
- the LOC135461756 gene encoding uncharacterized protein LOC135461756, producing MAQVNKRKRIQARVQRLREQDRQKRESGATSGDGLSTTVSVAEETSSVFYTIWEESDECPPAKGESKVCEKNNNLCISRANLSASDSELHKAYPQAKASKHPTSALRSLSQVSDPDKPISCSPSHSSPALFLDVPTSTPFLMPPPSLEGTPNRSSLRKSVTFMDTDLVFRYQTPVEPR from the exons ATGGCCCAGGTCAACAAAAGGAAAAGAATACAAGCAAGGGTTCAGAGACTCAGAGAACAAGACAGACAGAAAAGGGAGTCAGGTGCTACCAGTGGAGATGGCCTAAGCACA ACAGTTTCTGTCGCCGAGGAGACATCGTCTGTGTTTTACACTATATGGGAAGAGTCAGATGAATGCCCACCTGCCAAGGGAG AATCCAAagtgtgtgaaaaaaataacaacctATGCATCAGCAGAGCCAATCTGAGTGCCAGTGATAGTGAACTTCACAAAGCCTATCCCCAAGCCAAGGcc TCCAAACACCCTACTTCTGCTTTGCGGTCACTAAGCCAGGTTTCTGACCCTGACAAGCCTATCTCCTGCAGTCCTAGCCATTCCTCACCGGCACTCTTTCTGGATGTGCCCACTTCCACCCCTTTCTTGATGCCCCCACCCAGTCTAGAAGGCACCCCAAATCGTTCATCATTAAGGAAAAGCGTCACCTTCATGGACACGGATTTAGTCTTTCGTTACCAAACGCCTGTCGAGCCACGATAA